In Arctopsyche grandis isolate Sample6627 chromosome 13, ASM5162203v2, whole genome shotgun sequence, one DNA window encodes the following:
- the LOC143921652 gene encoding neuroparsin-A-like — MGKGMQFVGTVSMKLDRPGVCTHNIFMMKLTAITFIIVLVSYGILFFDRIKAETHLPCTQCQGRECDVTYGTCYYGTYRNLCGQLECSRGPNQTCGGLFDARGRCGDGLSCRCNVCTGCSTDTLECYYKHCKEDLSPITRLFHYPPYSI; from the exons ATGGGTAAAGGTatgcaatttgttggaaccgtgtCAATGAAactcgatcgacctgga GTTTGTACTCACAACATATTCATGATGAAGCTCACCGCCATCACCTTCATCATAGTATTAGTCAGTTAcggaattttatttttcgacaG GATAAAAGCTGAAACTCACCTGCCTTGCACTCAATGTCAAGGTCGAGAGTGCGACGTCACCTATGGCACATGTTACTACGGCACATATAGGAATCTATGCGGACAGCTGGAATGCAGCAGG GGACCGAATCAAACGTGCGGCGGTTTGTTCGACGCGAGAGGTCGTTGCGGCGACGGTCTCAGCTGCCGGTGCAACGTATGCACAGGATGCTCCACCGACACTCTAGAATgctattacaaacattgcaaggAAGACTTGAGCCCCATAACCAGACTTTTCCACTATCCTCCATACAGTATTTAA